The window atataCAGAGTACCTAATAATTCACCAACCGTGGTCATTGCTCACCctcgtttttcttttaatagtaaatttattaaaattttgatttttttgaatttttgaacaTACTTATAAAGACGACAATttcaatttaagattttttgtattacttaaagAGTGTCTAGtgaagatacaaacttctgtttttcaaatgaaaacctacctttttattttaaacgtaaataattgttttgaaaatgtttaagtaggtacatctagttcaaaataaaattcgaGTGAgagtttctcagttattaaaatatttacggtaattaattcaaatttacaatataataggtaggtacataatataatcacagAACATACTTATACAAAGTtgatggtacctacctacgacctaccttaATGGcttaataatacaacataattcACATAAGTACAGTACGAGTCGGCTCCAAAGATATCGTTGGAGAGGGAGGGGCgccaagtcataattttcagaaaaatgtcgcgatattataatatgcttcttTTTGTAATCTTGTTTGTAACATTATACAAGGTTTTAGAAATACAGGCTTGGGAGAGGGCCACGGCGCCATGGCCCCTATAGGGTCcccctggagccgcccctgtgtataatttatgtgttaatATTGGTacttcccagacagcaatttcttgtttattaatattattataacattttaataacgaataatattagtataacgttatgttaatactattataatattatcattacaaaatgctgtctgggttgaatttgaattcaaaaactacttgaccgattttgtgaaaatttaaaatgtgtacatttctttacaaatacaaatctttggccCGCGGGAAACGTCGACATGAAAGCTATACCAGagctatatatatagtatattattatacatttggaaatattaagatttttaacTGCTctttacatttgaatattaattatagattaatttcAGAATTTGGTTCAAACTTACCAAAGGCGAGAGTATCCGCTGAAATATTTATGTTGGACTTGCCGTTTATTCTGAACACGAACACGAACGCATGTTTGTATACAAATTGTCCTGTAGTGAAGGACACCGAACAGAATTGGCTGTACAATTTCTTCGTATCCAAAAACTTTCCTAGGACTAGTTACACAATCAGGTTCAAGTTCTGGGACACCGAACCTATTGCTCACAGTGACGACCCACAGTGCTGCTTTAAATTCGAAATCAAGATCGTTtaacgaaaatttaaaatactctcAACTATacctatcttttttttatctgtgtTCAATATACTAtcagtaaaaagtaaaaattaatatattatacattggttTAATACATCGGTATAcaatcaaatagtttttttttttaatgtattgtttTCTGCAAGATTAAAGtcatacattattgtaaaatacaacGAAAGCAGCGGCAACAGCAGGGTCAGATTGAAAAGAGACTTGTGAGCGGTCATATACAATGTCAGCATCATATTAtgcatttgtttaaaaatttagtaatataataaattgtacatctatttattaacctatgcaaacatttaggcaattttaatatatttggcaTATACTTTGGGTGACCAGACGTCCTGTATTATATGGAGAAGTACCGTATTTCATAAGTCTGTCCCGTTGTCTCGGTATAAGCTTCTAGGACGCTAAATTATCCCATGATATACTCATGTCATGTGACATACTACGGAAGTCTCGATTAATATGCGATTATtgcagtatatacctataatgtaacaatataatacattttaaaggttttaaatattttgtattcgtagtattttgttttatgatatCGCTTGTGTTTAGAATAATCGTTGAACAGTctgtatagttattaaatttaaaaacaaatgttttctttttcgATTACTAAATCACCATGGCTCGATGGCCCTAAAGAGCCCAAGTAAGTAACGATTACATATTTTTGCAGACTCGGAATCTTTTACAATTTTCTCCACCCACTTGTCTTCGAAATACAATCCTTTTTGCATGAATTCTGGAAAATatcaggtgtcttgataaataaattaataataataaatatcatgacgacgcgcgacgctggtactgtcgcccgtctcctgtatagtgcatactgcatactgctcaaaaatttgctaatcgattaaGATTATAGAGATTAGTgctcagataaatcaaggcgcaaaatgatttaattattgtacaagtcaCAAGTGtacaaataatgtacctatgcaaattgtatcaatatttatttgtttagttggtatgtataaatataaaaatacctaaatacaatttttatagttttgttttagttcatggggcattactcccccccccacccccctcccatgggagcacgccaatgtacgaggcgctagtgttgtaatgcctaggggcggaaaaatNNNNNNNNNNNNNNNNNNNNNNNNNNNNNNNNNNNNNNNNNNNNNNNNNNNNNNNNNNNNNNNNNNNNNNNNNNNNNNNNNNNNNNNNNNNNNNNNNNNNTGTAAGTCCGCCTCTGAGTACAAGTCATCTATAcccatataatttaataggaaaacgatacaataataatatataattagatatattcTCATATCAGCATATTTCAAGACCACAAAAGTGCAGGtagtgttttatatataatcaattttaaagaacagataagtatattatattcaaaaatgttataatgatattattaaaattacataaaagtgATCTCAGaacaaaattaatgaataatcaTGAATAAACTGACATACCTATcgatgttttttaatttcaaataggtacctatagctaaatatcataattactTGCACATGCCTATGTACTCGTAACTAGTCAAAGCGACACGAGTTACCCACATCCAGTCAAAATAACCCTTTAGTGTCCTtccttaaacatttttagtaaaacaagGATTTATTCGTTTAATcatggaaaaaaacaaatttttttcaaaaattgaattaggtataataatgacgGCGACCGTCCTTAATCCATATCCATCAATCATATCCATTgcatgtaattaatttataattgtattctctttgtttatttttctgttgGTTGCCGTTACTATCAATAATTTCgtatcaacattattatttgttgtaatcatattgacatattgttattGTTCGGCCAACGCTCTTTTTATTATTCTGTTCATTATAACGTTTTTCTTACCCGTTTAACGGACAACTCGGTTTTCCGCCATTACCTATTAGGAATTCAGTGACATACTTGGTACAACTttgatacttaagagttaaattataaagttacgtacaaacagcacgagGTCCGCGatttaccgcaggtagattgtctacctaataatatactgctgcgaatcagaatttttatataaggcaacagaaaagttaagatacatttcgAACACCAcataccgaatattaaataacgaattgaacaaagtttgagtcgtaTATAGAGTTGGTATATTCAACGGGAAACAAAGTgtacgggatcagctagtatactcgtgtatatatatatatgtatgtatgcgCGATATAGTATCCACATCCGTCAAGCATACGTCTCAGCTTTGGGTTTCCACCGTCGAAATTGAGTCAAATTCTGGCCCTCATTGCAACCACAAAGTCTACCACAACGTCAAAGTGTGGTGTGCCAAGCTCGCGTAAGTCCGTCAGCACCCAGAGTGGGTGTGTGAGAAGGCCCTCTCTCCACGGTCATCCAGATTGCATCGGTCGCCGGCAAACCGCTCGTCTTTCCACTGCCTTAGTTTTAAGTTAATCTTAAGAACTCTTACCCCTGGCGGCTGGCTGTACTCTCCACGATTATTGCACCAGAACGATCGAATCGTAGAGACCATCTACTCCTTAAGCAAAACGGATCATTTTGTTCCTAACGTATAGGtttgctacgtacggaccccgtattttacgacaccccgtaccgaccaaaggcacatcttgtagaGGCCCCCTGGACCGTGAGAACCAACGACGCAGTCCACCAGGGATCTagtaagagaggggataggactatataaGAGCCCTGGGAGCGGcccagtattcagacgtgatttagCCACCGTATGCACACACATCTGTACCTCCTCATTCTTAATtatcacatttttgttttacgacttagattattttcgttgacgacgtattacgggacttagagaatatttgAGCAAttgcttattttctaagacactggtttttcttcgttaattcaaataatctaatagtattttaacttcaacttggcttatatttttacaattttaaataaataatacatcaatccACAAATtgtcaaaggtgggcattaactagtttaaaagttaatttttttttaactttttaacttaacaagttagtttattttctaatcaacttatgaac of the Acyrthosiphon pisum isolate AL4f unplaced genomic scaffold, pea_aphid_22Mar2018_4r6ur Scaffold_20519;HRSCAF=21277, whole genome shotgun sequence genome contains:
- the LOC103311951 gene encoding MD-2-related lipid-recognition protein-like; the protein is MAIFVSTVVGLMLAASVVNAEQVKNYRMCQNTNCDVYDLFVDPCPEALENQACELPQTENVSIAFKYKPKFGSNLPKARVSAEIFMLDLPFILNTNTNACLYTNCPVVKDTEQNWLYNFFVSKNFPRTSYTIRFKFWDTEPIAHSDDPQCCFKFEIKIV